Proteins encoded together in one Rhodohalobacter sp. SW132 window:
- a CDS encoding pyridoxamine 5'-phosphate oxidase family protein gives MPIRSTQSPDDILKQLNDDFIKAGKVEGHPFRIFNLSSVKTGGRSADSRMVVLRAFRAGWEFEFYTDFRSPKVQQIQKFPNISALFWDAENGLQVRVDAKTEVHYRNRVADDRWEDVPAHSRKEYAAVIPPGQKLNGPEQGHQWENEKDNTNFAVIICRAYQVRVLQLTKDGHLAVKSQRLNSEEEWQSEWIAP, from the coding sequence ATGCCAATACGTTCAACACAATCCCCCGACGATATACTAAAACAGTTAAATGATGATTTTATCAAAGCTGGCAAAGTGGAGGGGCACCCTTTCAGGATTTTCAACCTGTCTTCGGTGAAAACCGGCGGCCGATCTGCAGACAGCCGTATGGTGGTGCTTCGGGCGTTCCGTGCGGGGTGGGAATTTGAGTTTTATACCGATTTCAGATCCCCAAAAGTGCAACAGATTCAAAAATTTCCAAATATATCGGCTCTGTTTTGGGATGCAGAAAACGGGCTGCAGGTTCGGGTGGATGCTAAAACTGAAGTACATTACAGAAACCGGGTAGCTGATGACCGGTGGGAGGATGTACCGGCCCATAGCCGAAAAGAGTATGCGGCTGTGATTCCACCGGGTCAGAAATTGAACGGACCGGAGCAGGGCCACCAATGGGAAAATGAGAAGGATAATACGAATTTCGCTGTGATCATCTGTAGGGCTTACCAGGTGAGAGTGCTTCAATTAACCAAGGATGGGCACCTTGCGGTGAAAAGCCAGCGCCTGAATTCGGAAGAGGAGTGGCAAAGCGAATGGATTGCGCCATAA
- a CDS encoding AbgT family transporter produces MSEYPKVEDPNPPGPEKEKKTLFTRFLDFVEWLGNLLPHPVTLFAIFAIGVVFASGLAEWLNWTAVDPRDPEGNTIIEPVSLMNADGFRMIVENMVTNFTSFAPLGVVLVALLGVGVAEHSGLISACIRGIVLKAASFKPKKKVSGFQISIFESSNPLLKALDIVLVPFRFVYHLLMVPIRPMLNFILIPKNLVTVAICFAAVISNTASEMGYVVLVPLAAVIFHSMGRHPLAGLACAFACVSGGYSANLLIGTIDPLLAGLTQEAAMLIDEDYTVHAAVNYYFMFISTFLITAVGTFVTLKIVEPKLGTYDESMAMEDLSDEVSMDPLSKKELRALAWTGVSVFVMFTLLALTIVPEWGVLRNPETGDILRSPFLNGIVTFIFICFLIPGFVYGRLVGTMKDDRDVIEGMSNAMSTLGLYIVIVFFAAQFVAYFGWSNLGQIFAVKGANFLQDIGMTGPIIFIGFIFVSGSVNLMLGSASAQWAVTAPIFVPMLMLIGYSPEVIQAAYRIGDSVTNIITPMMSYFGLILAFANKYDRDLGIGTIIAMMLPYSIFFLIGWIAIFYLWVFGLGLPVGPEAPTYYIIGE; encoded by the coding sequence ATGAGCGAATATCCTAAAGTTGAAGATCCCAATCCACCGGGTCCGGAAAAGGAAAAAAAGACACTTTTCACCCGGTTTTTAGATTTTGTTGAATGGCTTGGAAACCTGCTTCCGCACCCCGTTACCCTGTTTGCAATTTTTGCCATTGGTGTTGTATTTGCCAGCGGCCTTGCAGAGTGGCTTAACTGGACGGCCGTTGATCCCCGCGACCCCGAAGGCAACACCATCATCGAACCGGTCAGTTTGATGAATGCCGACGGTTTCCGGATGATTGTAGAGAATATGGTCACCAACTTCACGAGTTTTGCCCCGCTTGGTGTGGTACTCGTGGCACTGCTGGGAGTTGGGGTGGCAGAACACTCCGGGCTGATCAGCGCCTGTATTCGCGGAATCGTACTGAAAGCGGCATCTTTCAAACCGAAAAAAAAGGTATCCGGATTTCAAATAAGCATTTTTGAGTCATCAAACCCACTTCTGAAAGCACTCGACATTGTGCTGGTGCCTTTTCGATTTGTGTACCATCTTCTGATGGTGCCGATCCGCCCGATGCTCAATTTTATCCTGATTCCTAAAAACCTCGTGACCGTTGCCATCTGTTTCGCTGCGGTCATCTCCAACACAGCCTCAGAAATGGGATATGTTGTGCTCGTGCCCCTTGCCGCTGTTATTTTTCATTCGATGGGCCGGCATCCGCTGGCCGGACTTGCCTGCGCATTTGCCTGCGTTTCCGGCGGATACAGCGCAAACCTTCTCATCGGGACCATCGATCCGCTTCTGGCCGGACTCACGCAGGAAGCTGCGATGCTGATCGATGAGGACTATACGGTTCACGCCGCCGTCAACTACTACTTTATGTTCATCAGCACGTTTTTAATAACCGCTGTGGGCACGTTTGTTACCCTCAAAATCGTGGAGCCAAAACTTGGCACGTACGATGAAAGCATGGCGATGGAAGATCTGTCTGATGAAGTTTCGATGGATCCGCTTTCTAAAAAAGAACTCCGCGCCCTCGCCTGGACCGGCGTTAGTGTTTTCGTGATGTTTACGCTGCTTGCCCTTACGATTGTTCCCGAGTGGGGAGTTCTGCGCAACCCGGAAACAGGCGATATTCTCCGCTCTCCATTCCTTAACGGAATCGTAACGTTTATCTTCATCTGCTTTCTTATCCCGGGATTTGTGTACGGGAGACTGGTCGGCACCATGAAGGATGACCGCGACGTAATTGAAGGCATGTCGAACGCGATGTCAACGCTCGGGCTTTATATAGTAATCGTCTTTTTTGCAGCTCAGTTTGTGGCCTATTTCGGATGGAGTAATCTCGGGCAAATTTTTGCTGTAAAAGGCGCCAACTTTCTGCAGGATATCGGGATGACCGGCCCGATTATTTTTATAGGATTTATTTTTGTATCCGGATCGGTAAACCTGATGCTCGGCTCAGCTTCTGCGCAGTGGGCCGTAACCGCCCCAATCTTCGTCCCAATGCTGATGCTGATCGGCTACAGCCCGGAGGTGATCCAGGCCGCATACCGTATCGGCGATTCAGTAACCAACATTATCACCCCGATGATGAGTTATTTCGGTTTGATCCTCGCTTTTGCGAATAAATACGATAGGGATCTTGGAATCGGGACAATCATCGCGATGATGCTTCCTTACAGTATCTTTTTCCTAATCGGATGGATTGCAATCTTCTACCTCTGGGTATTTGGGCTTGGCCTCCCTGTTGGTCCCGAAGCACCTACCTATTATATTATTGGTGAATGA
- a CDS encoding YciI-like protein, which yields MHYLLIYELAPDYLESREKHRDEHLKLAWDSHESGDLILGGALKDPSDNAILLFKGESPESAESFAKKDPYVIHGVVTRWEVRPWHTVVGDDPFQVVKPEEE from the coding sequence ATGCACTACCTTCTGATTTACGAACTGGCCCCTGACTATCTCGAAAGCCGTGAAAAACATCGCGATGAACATTTGAAACTTGCGTGGGATTCACACGAAAGCGGTGATTTAATCCTGGGCGGCGCGCTGAAAGATCCATCTGATAACGCAATATTGCTATTCAAGGGAGAATCGCCCGAGAGCGCGGAATCGTTTGCAAAAAAAGATCCGTATGTGATTCACGGGGTCGTAACAAGATGGGAAGTCCGCCCCTGGCACACCGTTGTAGGAGACGATCCATTTCAAGTTGTGAAGCCGGAAGAGGAGTAA
- a CDS encoding LEA type 2 family protein, which translates to MKHILTSAILLIFLSSCAALRDATDVREPSVQFSDMSIQSITFDGVTLLFDFDVTNPNRMGVSADSYNYEFFINDESFISGSQTERIEVGRESTTTVQVPVSLSFTNVYDSFRSLLNQDEFSYKIDTDVTFSLPVIGSRTVPAEASGTLPIPRVPQISFGGFDMKSMSFSGAEAEVTFRVRNPNAFGIVLAGADYALQVNGRNWLDTELGESIRVAASESRDITIPIRLSSSQMGSALVEMIGGRKEFEYKLTGTAEIAADLEGFVDGQTIPFDLEGIFNIDDF; encoded by the coding sequence ATGAAACACATTCTGACCTCCGCAATTCTGCTCATTTTTCTTTCAAGCTGCGCAGCATTGCGTGATGCAACCGACGTAAGAGAACCGAGTGTTCAGTTTTCTGATATGTCCATTCAGTCAATCACCTTCGACGGCGTAACCCTGCTGTTCGACTTTGATGTAACCAACCCAAACCGGATGGGAGTTTCGGCTGACAGCTATAACTACGAATTCTTTATTAATGATGAATCGTTTATCTCCGGTTCGCAAACCGAACGCATTGAGGTGGGCAGGGAATCTACCACCACTGTTCAGGTTCCTGTTTCGCTGTCGTTTACAAATGTATATGATTCATTTCGGTCTTTGCTGAACCAGGATGAATTTTCCTATAAAATAGACACCGACGTAACCTTCTCACTTCCCGTAATCGGCTCCAGAACGGTTCCGGCTGAAGCATCAGGCACCCTTCCGATACCCCGGGTTCCGCAAATTTCGTTTGGAGGTTTTGATATGAAAAGTATGTCGTTTTCAGGTGCAGAGGCGGAAGTTACGTTTCGGGTAAGAAATCCCAATGCATTTGGTATTGTGCTCGCCGGGGCCGATTATGCACTGCAGGTTAACGGCCGAAACTGGCTTGATACCGAATTGGGTGAATCGATTCGCGTCGCTGCATCCGAAAGCCGCGATATCACCATACCAATCCGCCTGAGTTCATCCCAAATGGGATCTGCCCTGGTTGAAATGATTGGCGGGCGAAAAGAGTTCGAATATAAACTGACAGGAACGGCAGAAATAGCGGCCGACCTCGAAGGATTTGTAGACGGCCAGACCATTCCATTCGACCTTGAAGGAATTTTCAATATCGACGATTTTTAA
- the dat gene encoding D-amino-acid transaminase, protein MLVYLNGTYVDHTEANVSVGDRGFVFGDGIYEVVRVVEGNFIMEDEHLSRMDEGLEGLKITLRESLKREIPEISRTLIEKNSLQTGEAKVYIQITRGSAWPRTHTFPEPEVEPTVYLSAESFSPHTELHKTGVDAITVSDVRWSRCNLKTVNLLPNTLAKQQATEAGVNSAVMIRDGAITESPNANIFGVKDGTLYTYPATHYILSGITRNAVIGFADELGIPVKFMPIRLDDLFELDELFFSGTTTDIQPVTEVDGKKIGGGKPGPVVRKIQKAYKEMLYGS, encoded by the coding sequence ATGCTTGTATATCTGAACGGTACCTATGTGGATCACACTGAAGCCAACGTTTCTGTCGGCGACCGCGGTTTTGTTTTTGGGGATGGAATCTATGAAGTGGTACGCGTGGTGGAAGGAAATTTTATCATGGAAGATGAGCATCTTTCCCGAATGGATGAAGGGCTTGAAGGATTGAAGATCACCCTGAGGGAAAGCCTGAAACGTGAGATTCCTGAAATCAGCCGTACGCTGATTGAAAAGAACTCGCTGCAAACCGGTGAAGCGAAAGTCTATATCCAGATAACGCGGGGCTCTGCATGGCCGCGAACGCACACCTTTCCGGAGCCAGAGGTTGAGCCAACGGTATATCTCTCTGCTGAATCTTTCAGTCCGCACACAGAGCTTCATAAAACGGGTGTGGATGCCATAACCGTATCTGATGTTCGATGGAGCCGCTGCAATCTGAAAACGGTGAATCTGCTGCCAAATACCCTTGCCAAACAGCAGGCAACAGAGGCCGGAGTAAACAGCGCCGTTATGATACGTGACGGAGCGATTACCGAAAGTCCTAATGCGAATATTTTCGGGGTTAAAGACGGAACACTCTATACCTATCCGGCCACACACTATATTCTGAGCGGCATCACACGAAATGCAGTCATCGGATTTGCTGATGAGCTGGGAATTCCGGTCAAATTTATGCCGATCCGTCTGGATGATCTTTTTGAGCTGGATGAGCTCTTTTTTTCAGGTACAACAACCGATATCCAGCCGGTGACGGAAGTTGACGGGAAAAAAATTGGCGGTGGAAAACCTGGCCCGGTTGTGAGAAAAATTCAGAAGGCATACAAAGAAATGCTTTACGGCAGTTAA
- a CDS encoding DUF3466 family protein, giving the protein MYRKNTFYTILALLVMVTIASCENDMSINSGEMNGENLQPELSMVNGGENASITLNRSDNAYYILNVNSTGHNAHLSTGTRNGWLHSITNDFEDEVTLENVALFTTYNEEYWKPVNYLLNERQKMKASDTELTYRDFQAAIWSLIGHSGFNIDDASPDQLPEGMKENGAAGYDTERVKNLVQKAESGANSFHYSSDTHYAIIATSENEGDFVLIEEVPIAVGLVNLSDEYNLTVAWDINDHGQIVGGNHFWDNENGLTVMGNIFARAMNNNGEVVGTRGRNAVYWQAGTGVQDLSGLGGDSSEANDINEDGQVVGEITTETLLYYDEDFGEEYDYELQAFVWSNGDDSKTIGSDGWATGINNGSYVVGTDYNVSNRGFIWSEENGIQSLGSFHGFSAARAHAINNHNEVVGSVLVSQNDNSRFASSSADAEQAITKIERILKRAGAGGSYDYAHVMEMVQNSTFQREAFPWKESLDQSVSIELSQMDQAIRGKAGAAMQSSFRSEAFIWHEVDGMMNLGTLGGSWSTAWDINDNGQVVGYGDIGNGQNRAFYWDEENGMIELPTLGGNSLARAINNEGEIVGYSYDDNGNFYPAKWKVSIRQNS; this is encoded by the coding sequence ATGTACAGAAAAAATACATTTTACACTATTCTTGCCCTCCTGGTTATGGTGACGATCGCGTCGTGTGAGAACGATATGTCGATCAATTCCGGTGAGATGAACGGGGAGAATCTCCAGCCTGAACTGAGCATGGTGAACGGTGGCGAAAATGCATCGATCACATTAAATCGCAGCGATAATGCTTATTATATATTAAACGTAAATAGCACGGGGCATAATGCACATCTTTCAACTGGCACGAGGAACGGCTGGCTGCATTCAATAACTAATGATTTTGAAGATGAAGTAACCCTGGAAAATGTAGCGCTCTTTACCACATATAACGAAGAGTACTGGAAACCAGTAAATTACTTACTGAATGAACGGCAAAAAATGAAAGCCTCAGACACTGAACTCACCTATCGTGACTTTCAGGCTGCAATTTGGTCGCTAATCGGCCATAGTGGGTTTAATATAGATGATGCCAGCCCAGATCAGCTTCCCGAGGGGATGAAAGAAAATGGCGCTGCGGGATATGATACAGAGAGAGTTAAAAACCTGGTTCAAAAAGCAGAATCGGGTGCGAATAGTTTTCATTACAGTTCGGATACACATTATGCCATTATCGCTACATCAGAAAATGAGGGAGACTTTGTTCTGATTGAGGAGGTTCCCATCGCAGTGGGCCTGGTAAATCTGTCAGATGAATATAATTTAACAGTTGCCTGGGATATTAATGATCACGGACAGATTGTCGGAGGAAATCATTTTTGGGATAATGAAAACGGACTCACCGTTATGGGGAATATTTTTGCTCGTGCGATGAATAACAATGGAGAAGTTGTGGGAACCCGTGGCAGAAATGCAGTGTATTGGCAAGCGGGCACCGGAGTACAGGATCTTTCAGGTCTTGGAGGAGACTCAAGTGAGGCAAATGATATCAACGAAGATGGCCAGGTTGTCGGTGAGATTACGACTGAAACACTGCTCTATTACGATGAGGATTTCGGCGAAGAGTACGATTATGAATTACAGGCTTTTGTATGGAGCAATGGTGACGATTCTAAAACCATTGGATCAGACGGCTGGGCAACAGGCATCAACAACGGCAGCTATGTTGTGGGAACGGATTATAACGTAAGCAACCGTGGATTTATCTGGAGTGAAGAAAACGGAATTCAGAGTCTCGGCTCATTCCATGGATTTAGTGCCGCACGGGCACACGCCATAAACAATCATAATGAAGTAGTCGGGTCCGTACTGGTATCCCAAAACGATAACAGCCGGTTTGCTTCATCCTCAGCTGATGCAGAACAGGCCATCACCAAAATTGAGCGAATTTTAAAGCGTGCCGGTGCGGGTGGTTCTTACGATTACGCCCATGTGATGGAAATGGTTCAAAACTCCACATTTCAGCGGGAGGCTTTTCCATGGAAGGAGAGCCTGGATCAATCTGTGTCGATCGAACTATCACAAATGGATCAAGCTATTCGCGGTAAAGCTGGTGCGGCAATGCAGAGTAGTTTCAGGTCAGAGGCGTTTATCTGGCATGAAGTTGATGGCATGATGAACCTGGGAACACTCGGCGGTTCATGGAGCACTGCTTGGGACATAAATGACAATGGACAGGTTGTTGGTTACGGCGATATTGGAAACGGACAGAACCGGGCGTTTTACTGGGATGAAGAGAACGGTATGATTGAACTGCCAACACTCGGCGGAAACAGCCTCGCTCGTGCCATCAACAACGAAGGTGAAATTGTAGGGTACAGCTATGATGATAACGGAAATTTCTACCCCGCAAAATGGAAGGTATCCATCAGGCAGAACTCATAA
- a CDS encoding PLP-dependent aspartate aminotransferase family protein produces MRFETKAIHTGLDIGNPSKAVIPPISPSTIFEIDADGRNVNDLHYTRLGNPNRLQFEKLIETLEEGKAAAAFSSGIAAASAVLQALKPGDHIIIPEDVYAGNRKMVTDIMLRWGLKADFIKMTDLNRIEEHIKPETRLIWIETPSNPMMRITDIEAVAELAKAHSGSQKIFTLVDNTWPSPVNQLPLRLGADLVLHSTSKYFGGHSDILGGALVSAEDDDLFDQIRLIQKIGGAVPSPQDCWMLSRSTRTLAYRMKGHNEHAAKVADFLQNHSKVADVYYPGLESHPGHEIAEKQMSAYGGMISFLIEGDAHEAIRIVGRSKLIKRATSLGGVESTWEHRVSSEGEGSITPDTLIRISVGLEHVDDILEDLDHAMKE; encoded by the coding sequence ATGCGATTCGAAACCAAAGCGATTCACACCGGCCTGGATATCGGCAACCCATCAAAAGCGGTTATTCCTCCTATATCTCCAAGTACCATTTTTGAAATCGATGCCGATGGGAGAAATGTAAACGATTTACATTACACCAGGCTCGGCAACCCGAACCGCCTTCAGTTTGAAAAGCTGATCGAAACTCTTGAAGAAGGAAAAGCTGCTGCCGCATTTTCATCCGGAATCGCTGCCGCCAGTGCGGTTTTGCAGGCGCTTAAACCGGGAGATCACATCATCATTCCGGAAGATGTGTATGCCGGAAACCGAAAAATGGTCACCGACATCATGCTGCGATGGGGCCTGAAAGCAGATTTTATTAAAATGACAGATTTGAACCGGATTGAAGAACATATCAAACCGGAAACCCGGCTGATCTGGATTGAAACACCATCCAACCCGATGATGAGGATCACCGATATCGAAGCAGTTGCTGAGTTGGCAAAAGCGCATTCCGGTTCACAGAAAATATTTACCCTGGTAGATAATACCTGGCCGAGCCCGGTGAATCAGCTTCCGCTTCGGCTGGGAGCAGACCTGGTGCTTCATTCCACCTCAAAATATTTTGGCGGGCACAGCGATATCCTTGGCGGTGCGCTCGTTTCTGCTGAAGATGATGACTTATTCGATCAGATCCGCCTGATTCAAAAGATTGGAGGTGCCGTGCCCTCTCCCCAGGATTGCTGGATGCTGAGCCGGAGTACTCGAACACTCGCCTACCGGATGAAAGGGCATAACGAACACGCGGCAAAAGTTGCGGATTTTCTGCAAAATCACTCTAAAGTTGCGGATGTGTATTATCCCGGACTGGAATCTCATCCCGGACACGAAATTGCTGAAAAGCAGATGTCCGCTTATGGAGGTATGATTTCGTTTCTGATTGAGGGTGATGCGCATGAGGCGATACGAATCGTTGGTCGGTCAAAACTGATCAAACGCGCGACGAGCCTGGGCGGCGTGGAGAGCACATGGGAGCACCGGGTTAGCAGTGAAGGCGAAGGGTCAATCACGCCCGATACACTTATTCGCATCAGCGTGGGACTTGAGCACGTGGATGATATCCTTGAAGATCTGGATCATGCGATGAAGGAGTAG
- a CDS encoding PQQ-dependent sugar dehydrogenase, with protein MKTLFLFLFTSLLLAGCSSDAPSAQNQQTEIPDNHYFAEPDLSGDEIETELHTIIIEDVVEGLSTPWGMAFLPDGKVLITERGGTIRVVEDGQLRSDPLSGVPDVVARGQGGLLDINLHPDYEENGWIYYSYSKPGSGGTTTSIERAQLDGYELVNHEEIYTGNQFTNAGHHFGSRIEFDGEGYLYFSIGDRGDMDTAQDISNSNGNLFRLHDDGSVPDDNPFVGEDGLDEIFAYGLRNIQGMTVHPETGVIWTNKHGPRGGDEINVHDKPGANYGWPEITHGVNYNGSIITEDTTRAGMEQPVMHWTPSIAPSGMDFVTGDRYPNWTGNIMNGALAGQLIARTELDGDQFVREERILEGIGRIRDVHMAPDGYIYFANESEGKISRIVPVD; from the coding sequence ATGAAAACACTTTTCCTATTTCTGTTTACATCGCTACTGCTCGCAGGGTGCAGTTCTGATGCGCCAAGCGCCCAGAATCAACAGACTGAAATTCCCGATAACCATTACTTTGCTGAACCAGACTTAAGCGGAGATGAAATTGAAACTGAGTTGCACACCATCATCATTGAAGATGTTGTTGAAGGCCTGAGCACACCCTGGGGCATGGCATTTCTCCCCGATGGAAAAGTGCTGATCACAGAACGTGGCGGTACCATCCGGGTTGTGGAAGACGGTCAGCTTCGCAGTGACCCTTTGTCCGGTGTGCCTGATGTGGTTGCCAGGGGTCAGGGCGGTTTACTCGACATTAACCTGCATCCTGATTACGAAGAGAACGGCTGGATCTACTACAGTTACTCCAAACCGGGCTCAGGAGGCACCACCACATCCATTGAACGTGCACAGCTGGACGGCTATGAACTTGTAAATCACGAAGAGATCTATACCGGAAATCAATTTACCAATGCCGGACACCATTTCGGCAGCCGTATTGAATTCGACGGTGAAGGGTATCTATATTTCTCGATAGGCGACCGTGGAGATATGGACACGGCACAGGATATCTCAAACTCCAACGGAAATCTTTTCAGGCTGCATGATGACGGCTCAGTACCTGACGACAATCCGTTTGTCGGAGAAGATGGCCTCGATGAAATTTTCGCGTATGGCCTCCGGAATATCCAGGGAATGACGGTTCATCCCGAAACCGGTGTGATCTGGACCAACAAACACGGTCCGCGCGGAGGGGATGAAATTAACGTGCATGATAAACCGGGAGCAAATTACGGCTGGCCCGAAATCACACACGGTGTTAATTATAATGGCTCCATCATAACAGAAGATACTACCCGCGCCGGAATGGAACAGCCTGTGATGCACTGGACCCCGTCTATCGCCCCATCCGGAATGGATTTTGTGACCGGTGACCGATATCCAAACTGGACTGGAAATATTATGAACGGAGCGCTTGCTGGTCAGCTTATTGCCCGAACCGAACTTGATGGTGACCAGTTTGTGCGGGAAGAAAGAATCCTGGAAGGAATCGGGCGCATTCGTGATGTTCACATGGCCCCTGATGGTTACATCTATTTCGCCAACGAATCGGAAGGAAAAATAAGCCGGATTGTACCAGTTGATTGA
- a CDS encoding RraA family protein, which yields MMRKTGTIAFLSVVLTITGMFSSDILAQEGQDVSDEVLLELYDGARVADVVDGMVTVGYMDVGVMDPMIAPLWKDVQQMSHRISGIAVTVRYAPTNRPKHPGADLTDPENYEEYRNWRGMWYNELSDEPFHDYIKEGSVVVIDNRDDNDTGSVGSKNIMDWQNMGSRGVISAGGIRDIDEIILQKNPVYTNYYERGRGERIGRNEVIDVQRPVVIGGALIYPGDMIVADSDGVVVVPRRVAVRVGQIAYQELVDDIEGRRTFYEDLGLPLDDTVRIREEPEEFFERLGLPRDPNHPRD from the coding sequence ATGATGAGGAAAACAGGTACAATTGCATTTTTATCGGTGGTTTTAACGATAACCGGGATGTTTAGTTCTGATATATTAGCGCAAGAAGGGCAGGATGTGTCTGATGAGGTGTTGCTGGAGCTTTATGACGGTGCTCGCGTGGCTGATGTTGTGGACGGCATGGTAACGGTTGGCTATATGGATGTGGGTGTGATGGACCCGATGATAGCGCCACTTTGGAAAGATGTACAGCAGATGAGCCACAGGATTTCCGGGATTGCGGTTACCGTACGATATGCGCCAACAAACCGGCCAAAGCATCCGGGGGCGGATCTTACAGACCCTGAAAACTACGAGGAGTACAGAAACTGGCGCGGCATGTGGTATAATGAGCTTTCCGACGAGCCTTTCCACGATTATATTAAAGAAGGTTCTGTTGTAGTGATCGATAACCGCGACGACAACGACACCGGTTCGGTTGGGTCGAAAAACATTATGGACTGGCAGAATATGGGATCGAGGGGAGTGATATCTGCCGGAGGAATTCGTGATATTGATGAGATTATCCTGCAGAAAAATCCCGTCTACACGAACTACTATGAGCGGGGAAGAGGTGAGCGAATCGGCAGAAATGAAGTGATTGATGTGCAGCGTCCGGTTGTAATTGGAGGCGCGCTGATCTACCCGGGAGATATGATTGTTGCTGATAGCGACGGCGTGGTTGTGGTTCCCCGGCGGGTAGCCGTGAGAGTGGGGCAGATTGCCTACCAGGAGCTTGTGGATGATATTGAGGGCAGAAGAACATTTTATGAAGACCTCGGCCTTCCACTTGACGATACCGTTCGGATTCGAGAGGAGCCCGAAGAGTTTTTCGAGCGCCTCGGACTGCCCCGTGACCCGAATCATCCACGGGATTAA